The following coding sequences lie in one Miscanthus floridulus cultivar M001 chromosome 9, ASM1932011v1, whole genome shotgun sequence genomic window:
- the LOC136481029 gene encoding uncharacterized protein, translated as MVDQNDAESGEARKKNPPSISPMEYQLKKYLLLLATLVATVTYAAGLNPPGGSWLEDDTDTPSGSGGGGRRHLAGDSILRQTNYIRYIVFYCFNAISFAASLVVSLLLLLLHRGDQGWLLKLTRAIMVVDLLGLMGAYATGGSHDRFTTVCAAGLVGATFACIIFVVPCMIFKQDTAAAAAARASQNDGHDNNDDHEQQSKHEILLVLAIFVATIAYVAGLNPPGGFWRSTEEGHHTAGDPVLQGFHPIRYKFFFFSNTAAFVTSLLAITITAHEKVDLKAVKVPLCALIITAILGLGGAYAAGSCRDSRHTGYVLALIVPVLGCIFLQRFLAIKLRHHFGFGSGSTSSGEHNDLEKPREVIQLLATLAATVAYQAGVDPPGGVWADTGEGHIVGDPILLTTHPGRYRVFFYFNSAAFVASLVIMVMLQSERLVRGHALEAAMILDLFGLIGAYAAGSSRDTSTSIYTLAIAGGVLVYVVIHIVFFTLDHHPSSKKQGGEEAKKKEDVMEKKREVLLLLAILAATLTYQAGLTPPGGLWENDSSGHRAGFPVLLDKYPRRYKAFFYCNAASFMASVALIVLLLNPTLYAPGIRCYALFVCMVAGMFGLIGAYAAGSSLHLGTSIVDLALVIAVFAIVVYVAIIRHGQQKRQPKSQAAEDSKNDQSSTTTTQTHKLDMMMAKYLMLVGILAASVTYLTGLKPPGGLWREDGAGHDAGNPVLYDVDRHRYNAFFYSNSTSFMASITVIALLLSRMILGSNKPLWPMHTAMLLDMLALLGAYAAGSARDWCTSKDVALLLFPILGFVLLLFFWKKEPQSAATQQNAHS; from the exons ATGGTGGATCAGAACGATGCGGAGTCCGgtgaagctaggaagaagaaccCGCCATCGATATCGCCAATGGAGTACCAGCTGAAGAAGTACCTGCTGCTACTGGCCACCCTGGTGGCGACGGTGACCTACGCGGCGGGGCTCAACCCGCCGGGGGGTTCCTGGCTGGAGGACGACACCGACACGCCGTCGGGCTCGGGCGGCGGAGGTCGACGGCACTTGGCCGGGGACTCCATCCTCCGGCAGACCAACTACATCCGCTACATCGTCTTCTACTGCTTCAACGCCATCTCCTTCGCGGCGTCGCTCGTCgtcagcctcctcctcctcctcctgcacagGGGCGACCAGGGCTGGCTGCTCAAGCTCACGCGGGCGATCATGGTGGTCGACCTGCTCGGCCTCATGGGCGCCTACGCCACCGGAGGAAGCCACGACAGGTTCACCACGGTCTGCGCCGCCGGGCTGGTCGGCGCCACCTTTGCCTGCATCATCTTCGTCGTCCCCTGCATGATATTTAAACAagacacggcggcggcggcggcggcgcgggcatcGCAGAACGACGGCCACGACAATAACGACGACCACGAGCAGCAGTCCAAGCACGAGATCCTGCTGGTGCTCGCCATCTTCGTGGCCACCATCGCCTACGTGGCCGGGCTGAACCCACCGGGTGGCTTCTGGCGGAGCACGGAGGAAGGTCACCACACCGCCGGCGACCCCGTGCTGCAGGGCTTCCATCCGATCCGCTACAAGTTCTTCTTCTTCAGCAACACCGCCGCCTTCGTAACGTCCCTGCTGGCTATCACCATCACCGCCCACGAGAAGGTGGACCTCAAGGCTGTCAAGGTTCCGCTGTGTGCGCTCATCATCACGGCGATCTTGGGCCTCGGCGGCGCCTACGCCGCTGGGAGCTGCAGGGACAGCAGGCACACCGGCTACGTTCTAGCCCTAATTGTCCCAGTTCTTGGCTGCATCTTTCTCCAACGGTTTCTTGCCATCAAGCTGCGACATCACTTCGGCTTTGGTAGCGG GTCAACGAGCAGTGGAGAACACAATGATCTGGAGAAGCCTCGTGAAGTCATTCAGCTGCTCGCCACTCTCGCGGCGACGGTCGCGTACCAAGCAGGAGTGGATCCACCTGGCGGCGTCTGGGCTGACACCGGGGAGGGCCACATCGTCGGAGACCCGATCCTCCTGACGACGCATCCGGGGCGGTACAGGGTCTTCTTCTACTTCAACTCGGCGGCCTTTGTGGCGTCCCTGGTCATCATGGTGATGCTGCAGAGCGAGCGCCTCGTGAGAGGGCACGCGCTGGAGGCGGCCATGATCCTGGACCTGTTCGGCCTCATAGGCGCGTACGCCGCTGGCAGCAGCAGGGACACGAGCACGTCCATCTACACGCTCGCCATCGCCGGCGGCGTCCTTGTCTACGTGGTGATCCACATCGTGTTCTTTACGCTAGACCACCATCCCAGCAGCAAGAAGCAGGGCGGCGAGGAAGCTAAGAAGAAGGAGGATGTGATGGAGAAGAAGCGCGAGGTGCTGCTGCTCCTCGCGATCTTGGCGGcaaccctcacctatcaggctgGCTTGACGCCGCCGGGCGGCTTGTGGGAGAACGATAGCTCCGGGCACCGCGCCGGCTTCCCGGTGCTCCTGGACAAGTACCCTCGCCGTTACAAGGCCTTCTTCTACTGCAACGCGGCGAGCTTCATGGCGTCCGTGGCGCTCATCGTGCTCCTCCTCAACCCAACCCTTTATGCGCCGGGCATCAGGTGCTACGCGCTCTTTGTCTGCATGGTGGCTGGCATGTTCGGCCTCATCGGTGCATACGCTGCCGGAAGCTCCCTGCATCTGGGAACCTCCATTGTTGACCTGGCATTGGTTATTGCGGTTTTCGCAATCGTAGTCTATGTGGCCATCATCCGCCATGGTCAGCAAAAGAGGCAGCCGAAAAGTCAAGCCGCAGAAGATAGCAAGAACGACCAGTCCTCAACGACGACAACTCAAACACATA AGTTGGACATGATGATGGCCAAGTACCTGATGCTGGTAGGGATACTGGCTGCCAGCGTCACCTACCTCACCGGCCTGAAACCACCGGGTGGCCTGTGGAGGGAGGACGGCGCCGGGCACGACGCCGGCAACCCGGTCCTCTACGACGTCGACAGGCATCGGTACAACGCTTTCTTCTACAGCAACTCCACTTCCTTCATGGCTTCCATCACCGTCATCGCCCTCCTGCTTTCGCGGATGATACTTGGAAGCAACAAGCCTCTTTGGCCCATGCACACGGCCATGCTGCTGGACATGCTCGCCCTCCTGGGAGCCTACGCCGCAGGCAGCGCTCGGGACTGGTGCACGTCCAAGGATGTCGCCCTGCTTCTCTTCCCTATACTGGGCTTCGTTTTGCTGCTCTTCTTCTGGAAGAAAGAGCCACAATCTGCCGCCACCCAACAGAATGCTCACTCCTAG
- the LOC136481028 gene encoding uncharacterized protein yields MSEEHESQNPLYSLDEFIAEDEILDDVISEATVVIQSTVEALQKQAANHRLHPRKHIKRPREEAHQKLVNDYFSENPLYPSNFFRRRFRMSRPLFLRIVEALGQNSDYFTQRVDAVNRQGLSPLQKCTVAIRQLASGSAADELDEYLKIGETTAMESMKKFVKGVRDVFGGQYLRRPTMEDTERLLKIGEKRGFPGMFGSIDCMHWQWERCPNAWKGQFTRGDQKVPTLILEAVASHDLWIWHAFFGVAGSNNDINVLNQSTLFINELKGLAPRVQYMVNGNQHNTGYYLADGIYPEWAVFVKSIRLPITDKDKLYAQEQEGARKDIERAFGVLQRRWCILKRPARLYDRDVLRDVVLACIILHNMIVEDEKKKEDIEENLDLNVAPSSGTVQEPESSPEHNVPLERALEKDTNIRDRSAHHRLKNDLVEHIWSKFGGRTHIPRV; encoded by the coding sequence ATGTCTGAGGAACATGAAAGTCAAAATCCTCTGTACTCGTTGGATGAGTTCATTGCTGAGGATGAGATCCTAGATGATGTTATCAGTGAAGCCACGGTGGTCATTCAGTCTACTGTCGAAGCTCTGCAGAAACAGGCAGCTAACCATCGACTGCATCCGAGGAAGCACATCAAGAGACCACGAGAGGAAGCACATCAAAAACTAGTGAATGATTATTTCTCAGAAAATCCTCTTTATCCTTCCAATTTTTTTCGCCGAAGATTTCGTATGTCTAGGCCACTTTTCCTACGCATCGTCGAGGCCTTAGGCCAAAATTCTGATTATTTTACTCAAAGGGTGGATGCCGTTAATAGGCAAGGGCTCAGTCCACTACAGAAGTGTACTGTAGCTATTCGCCAATTGGCTAGTGGTAGTGCTGCAGATGAACTAGATGAATACTTGAAGATTGGAGAGACTACTGCAATGGAGTCGATGAAGAAATTTGTCAAAGGTGTTAGAGATGTATTTGGTGGACAGTATTTGAGGCGCCCCACTATGGAAGATACTGAGCGTCTACTCAAAATTGGTGAGAAACGAGGTTTTCCTGGTATGTTCGGCAGCATTGACTGCATGCATTGGCAATGGGAAAGAtgcccaaatgcatggaagggtcAGTTCACTCGTGGTGATCAGAAAGTGCCGACGCTGATTCTTGAGGCCGTGGCATCACATGATCTTTGGATTTGGCATGCGTTCTTTGGAGTAGCGGGTTCTAACAATGATATTAATGTTTTGAACCAatctactctatttatcaatgaGCTAAAAGGACTAGCTCCTAGAGTCCAGTACATGGTCAATGGAAATCAACACAACACTGGGTATTATCTTGCTGATGGAATATACCCTGAGTGGGCAGTATTTGTTAAGTCAATACGACTCCCTATCACCGACAAGGACAAGTTGTATGCACAGGAACAAGAAGGGGCAAGAAAGGATATTGAGAGAGCCTTTGGTGTATTGCAGCGTCGATGGTGCATCCTAAAACGACCAGCTCGTCTATATGACCGAGATGTACTCCGTGATGTTGTCCTAGCTTGCATCATACTTCACAATATGATAGttgaagatgagaaaaagaaagagGACATTGAAGAAAATCTAGATCTAAATGTGGCTCCTAGTTCAGGAACCGTTCAAGAACCTGAAAGCTCTCCAGAACACAATGTTCCGCTCGAGAGAGCTTTAGAAAAAGATACTAATATTCGAGATCGATCGGCTCATCACCGACTTAAGAATGATTTGGTGGAACATATCTGGAGTAAATTTGGTGGTCGTACACATATACCTAGAGTTTGA